One genomic window of Cannabis sativa cultivar Pink pepper isolate KNU-18-1 chromosome 2, ASM2916894v1, whole genome shotgun sequence includes the following:
- the LOC115719048 gene encoding uncharacterized protein LOC115719048 → MEGFGGLGVSDGNSAVRKKRSNASRRPRNESAVPLDYREHSSLSDGSKGSSDEDNGYGAVTRKKEMNLNLCSSRASFFNNAESESSKNVIKNEDGGLLDSDEASNNGSFRGSSNEQKHNGIDSKRCSKGVLAPANWTSSTNVGHFESISDDLDNENKVKKVKLKVCGVTRTIHANSISDGASAVGSSTTKSSHVSYAPRPRQKIIQDSADNHTFTSDKGTDLYRRLCKDSRNVINAGKDDSPGPEDNIYAKEIGKYEPVYKSKRVTRRRFIDDALDEEEDNSLEVQYLEKLRTSRTASDYDEEYKDDEERDSRKHRRISKVLKRSSDRQYDLDMGDYGSSRLRRDAKKSRSGRISDDTDYVEEEYSISDDEPNSKRRKPRRESINSIVDNKKEMTVTTRQRALQTGKDVSSSLDANLIEFPNGLPPAPPRKQKEKLTDVEQQLKKAEAAQRRRMQVEKAARESEAEAIRKILGQDSSRKKKEDKIKKRQEDRAQERAANSMIIASDSVRWVLGPSGTVVTFPNEMGLPTIFNSKPCNYPPPREKCAGPSCTNSYKYRDSESKLPLCSLQCYKAVHEKMSPLTTC, encoded by the exons ATGGAAGGATTTGGAGGTTTGGGTGTCAGTGATGGTAACAGTGCAGTAAGGAAAAAGAGGAGTAATGCTTCCCGTCGTCCTCGAAATGAATCAGCAGTGCCTTTGGATTACCGTGAacactcatctctatcagatggCAGCAAAGGATCAAGCGATGAAGATAATGGTTACGGTGCAGTTACTCGAAAGAAAGAAATGAATCTGAACCTGTGTAGCTCTAGGGCCTCATTTTTTAACAATGCTGAATCTGAGTCTTCCAAGAATGTGATAAAAAatgaagatggtggtcttctaGATTCTGATGAAGCTTCTAATAATGGATCTTTTCGAGGTAGCAGTAACGAGCAGAAGCATAATGGGATTGATTCTAAAAGGTGCAGCAAAGGTGTCCTTGCCCCTGCTAATTGGACAAGCTCAACCAATGTGGGGCATTTTGAATCTATTTCAGATGACTTGGATAATGAGAATAAAGTGAAGAAGGTTAAGCTTAAAGTTTGTGGTGTTACGCGAACAATTCATGCCAATTCCATATCTGATGGTGCATCTGCTGTTGGGTCATCCACTACAAAATCTTCCCATGTTTCATATGCCCCCCGGCCTCGACAGAAGATAATTCAG GATTCGGCTGACAATCACACCTTTACTTCAGATAAGGGGACTGACCTGTACAGGAGGCTGTGCAAGGATTCTAGAAATGTCATTAATGCTGGTAAGGATGATTCTCCAGGGCCTGAAGATAATATATATGCAAAAGAAATAGGGAAGTATGAACCTGTTTATAAGAGCAAGAGGGTTACTAGGAGACGCTTTATAGATGATGCACTGGATGAAGAGGAGGATAACAGCTTGGAGGTTCAGTACCTTGAAAAACTCAGAACCTCTAGGACTGCTAGTGATTATGATGAAGAATACAAAGACGACGAGGAAAGAGACAGTAGGAAACATAGGAGGATTTCAAAGGTGTTAAAGAGGAGTTCTGATCGCCAATATGATTTAGATATGGGAGACTATGGCTCATCGAGATTGAGGAGGGACGCTAAGAAGTCCAGATCAGGAAGAATATCAGATGATACTGATTATGTAGAGGAGGAATATTCAATTTCAGATGATGAGCCCAATAGCAAGAGGAGAAAACCAAGAAGGGAGTCCATCAATTCAATTGTCGATAATAAAAAGGAAATGACAGTGACTACCCGTCAAAGAGCCCTTCAAACTGGAAAAGATGTATCTTCCAGCTTAGATGCAAATCTTATCGAGTTTCCAAATGGGTTGCCACCTGCTCCACCAAGAA AACAAAAGGAGAAACTCACTGACGTAGAGCAGCAACTGAAGAAAGCGGAGGCTGCTCAGAGACGCAGGATGCAAGTAGAGAAGGCTGCCAGGGAATCTGAG GCAGAGGCAATCAGAAAGATCCTAGGCCAAGATTCTAGTAGGAAGAAAAAGGAAGACAAAATTAAGAAACGGCAAGAAGATCGTGCACAG GAGAGGGCTGCAAATTCTATGATAATTGCATCAGACTCAGTTAGATGGGTGCTAGGTCCTTCAGGAACTGTAGTGACATTTCCCAACGAAATGGGACTGCCAACTATATTCAACTCCAAGCCATGCAA TTATCCGCCTCCTCGGGAGAAATGCGCCGGTCCATCTTGTACAAACTCTTATAAGTACCGTGATTCAGAATCGAAGCTACCCCTATGCAGTCTTCAGTGCTACAAGGCAGTACACGAAAAGATGTCACCTTTAACAACTTGTTAA
- the LOC115718913 gene encoding protein SEMI-ROLLED LEAF 2: protein MGVISRKIFPACGSMCVCCPALRSSSRKPVKRYKKLLAEIFPKSLDGHPNERKIVKLCEYASKNSVRIPKIAKYLEERCEKELRNGHIKFLNVVAETYSKLLFLCKEQMAYFAVSLLNVVTELLDNSKQDAVQMLGCQTLTRFIYAQTDAMYTHNIEGFVQKVCVLARVKGEDHQKRCLRASSLQCLSAMVWFMAEFSHIFADFDEIVHVTLDNYELDTLDEEDNERLESQHNWVDEVVRSEGRIGAILGSDASPCSMIRPRPEKKDPSLLSREETETPKVWAQICIQRMAELSKESTTMRRILDPMFVYFDSGRHWVSQGLALLVLSDMSYFMEASGNQQLTLTYVIRHLDHKNVSHDPELKSYIIQVATGLARQIRSGTMLAEIGFVSDLCWHLRKSLQATIQLAVEQESNSNVNFMLQNSIEDCLLEIAKRIGNAQPLFDLMAITLEKLPSGTVARATIGSLIILAHTISLALVSSRSKQVFPESLLVQLLKVMLHPDLEVRVGAHQIFSILLVPSSNRPRHEVASLRSGFLYQSRRWHSNTASAFASITARLEKLRREKDGSKTEKNGNTFHDDNKEKDIVEEECKQGRGRKNSPSFYKISSIIDRKPGSIDLNEAEPFVMRLSEDQIVHLLSAFWIQAYLSDNLPSNIESIAHSFILTLISSRLKNPTDNLVVNFFQLLLSLRKMSLDPNNGMLTPAGQRSVLVLSMSMLMFAAKIYHIPELNDFLKSLIPYDIDPYLGISDDLQVYVKPDADVREFGSASDNQLATSTLSELRNKIYDTENIVIDILVQNLTNITKLEAEDVLKQLQEPFTPDDTFSFGPQSALDLDHDQMASHSKESLSFDGDFPTNSLVEDDATSELSVADLSRFIPRVPSTSSGSHIISIGQLLESALEVAGHVAGSSVSTSPLPYNAMASQCEALGTGTRKKLSNWLAHENYHGKAAEKSFPAFPFNNSRRTLHQITSECEGESSGPAQGAAFPQDPWLSMRLPPASPFDNFLKAAGC, encoded by the exons ATGGGTGTCATCTCCAGAAAGATATTCCCAGCATGTGGGAGCATGTGCGTATGCTGCCCTGCTTTGAGGTCAAGCTCTCGAAAACCCGTCAAGCGCTACAAAAAATTGCTTGCTGAAATTTTTCCTAAATCTCTT GATGGCCATCCAAATGAGAGGAAAATTGTTAAGCTATGCGAGTATGCTTCAAAAAATTCTGTTCGAATTCCAAAG ATTGCTAAATATCTCGAAGAAAGATGTGAGAAGGAGCTACGAAATGGGCACATAAAGTTCCTCAATGTTGTGGCAGAGACTTACAGCAAGTTGCTTTTTTTGTGCAAGGAGCAGAT GGCCTACTTTGCTGTTAGCTTATTGAATGTGGTTACTGAACTTTTAGACAACTCTAAGCAAGATGCTGTGCAAATGCTTGGATGCCAAACACTTACAAGGTTCATATATGCCCAG ACAGATGCAATGTACACACACAACATTGAGGGGTTTGTACAGAAAGTATGTGTGCTGGCTCGTGTAAAAGGGGAAGATCACCAAAAGCGCTGCTTGAGGGCATCAAGCTTGCAGTGCCTCTCTGCCATG GTCTGGTTCATGGCggaattttctcatatttttgctGATTTTGATGAG ATTGTACATGTGACTTTGGATAACTATGAGCTAGATACACTTGATGAAGAAGACAATGAGAGGTTGGAATCACAACATAATTGGGTGGACGAAGTAGTTCGAAGTGAAGGCAGAATTGGTGCGATCCTTGGTAGTGATGCTAGCCCTTGCTCCATGATTAGACCACGGCCTGAGAAGAAGGATCCTTCTCTTTTGTCAAG ggAAGAAACAGAGACACCAAAAGTATGGGCTCAAATTTGTATTCAGAGAATGGCAGAATTATCGAAGGAAAGCACAACCATGCGTCGAATATTGGACCCAATGTTTGTCTACTTTGACTCCGGACGGCACTGGGTTTCTCAAGGGCTGGCTTTGTTGGTTTTGTCAGATATGTCCTACTTTATGGAGGCCTCTG GGAACCAGCAGTTGACTTTAACTTATGTCATCCGCCATCTTGACCACAAAAATGTCTCACATGATCCGGAACTCAAATCTTATATAATCCAAGTTGCTACTGGTTTAGCTAGGCAAATCAGATCTGGAACAATGCTGGCAGAAATTGGGTTTGTCTCTGATCTGTGCTGGCATCTAAGAAAGAGTCTTCAAGCCACTATTCAGCTTGCGGTAGAGCAAGAGTCCAACTCCAACGTCAATTTTATGCTCCAGAATTCCATAGAGGATTGCTTACTTGAAATTGCTAAAAGG ATTGGCAATGCTCAACCACTATTTGACCTCATGGCAATAACTTTGGAGAAGCTACCATCGGGAACAGTTGCTAGGGCGACTATTGGATCATTAATTATTCTTGCTCATACAATATCATTGGCACTGGTCTCATCACGCTCAAAGCAG GTGTTTCCAGAATCTCTTCTTGTCCAACTTTTAAAGGTCATGTTACATCCAGATCTTGAGGTGCGTGTTGGAGCACATCAAATATTTTCTATTCTTCTTGTTCCAAGTTCTAATCGCCCACGACATGAAGTTGCATCTCTACGATCTGGTTTTCTTTACCAATCAAGAAGATGGCACTCGAATACTGCATCTGCCTTTGCATCAATTACTGCCAGACTTGAGAAGCTCCGGAGGGAAAAGGATggttctaaaaccgaaaagaaCGGGAATACTTTTCATGatgataataaagaaaaagacatTGTGGAGGAAGAATGCAAGCAGGGGCGAGGCCGCAAGAATTCCCCTAGTTTTTACAAGATTAGCTCTATCATCGATAGGAAACCTGGTTCAATTGACTTAAATGAGGCA GAACCATTTGTCATGAGGCTTAGTGAGGATCAAATTGTACATTTACTCTCTGCGTTTTGGATACAAGCTTATCTATCAGACAATCTTCCCTCGAATATTGAATCCATTGCTCATTCTTTCATTTTAACACTTATTTCCTCACGCTTGAAG AATCCGACAGACAACCTTGTGGTCAACTTCTTCCAGCTTCTTTTGTCTCTTAGGAAAATGTCTCTTGATCCTAACAACG GGATGTTGACACCAGCGGGCCAGAGATCTGTTTTGGTACTGTCAATGAGCATGTTGATGTTTGCAGCTAAGATATATCACATTCCCGAACTGAATGATTTTCTCAAGTCATTGATTCCATACGAT ATTGACCCCTATCTTGGTATTAGCGATGATCTTCAAGTATATGTAAAGCCTGATGCTGATGTAAGGGAATTCGGATCTGCTTCTGATAATCAGCTGGCTACATCAACTCTTTCCGAGTTGcgaaataaaatatatgacaCTGAGAATATCGTAATTGACATCTTAGTTCAAAATCTGACAAACATTACCAAG CTGGAGGCGGAAGATGTGCTAAAGCAACTTCAAGAACCATTCACACCTGATGATACATTCTCATTTGGTCCACAATCTGCACTGGACCTTGACCATGATCAGATGGCTTCCCACTCCAAAGAATCCTTATCCTTTGATGGG GATTTCCCGACAAACTCTTTAGTTGAGGATGATGCGACTAGCGAATTATCCGTTGCAGATCTTTCTCGTTTCATTCCCAGAGTGCCATCGACTTCATCTGGCTCACATATTATCAGCATTGGACAGCTTTTAGAATCT GCACTTGAGGTAGCAGGTCACGTAGCAGGATCATCCGTCTCTACATCACCCCTCCCGTACAACGCCATGGCCAGCCAATGTGAAGCCCTTGGCACAGGCACAAGAAAGAAGCTCTCCAATTGGTTGGCCCACGAAAACTATCATGGCAAAGCAGCTGAGAAATCTTTTCCAGCTTTTCCCTTCAATAATAGCCGCAGAACTCTCCACCAG ATAACAAGTGAGTGTGAAGGTGAAAGTAGTGGTCCTGCCCAGGGAGCTGCATTTCCGCAGGATCCATGGTTGTCGATGAGGCTTCCTCCTGCTAGTCCCTTTGACAATTTTCTCAAGGCAGCTGGCTGTTAA
- the LOC115721063 gene encoding uncharacterized protein LOC115721063 isoform X2, with the protein MARAPPTKHGRDEPLDWELSFKDKDKKMKPQDSRKELSVSSSKKTEMDGKDRKPAGHSSTMDYLSSSTPYDYLRNYDTITRLPNSSISDDSFADAASEKESGNEYFKQKKFTEAIDCYSRSIALSPTAVAYANRAMAYLKVKRFQDAEDDCTEALNMDDRYIKAYSRRATARKELGKLKECLEDAEFALRLEPQNQEIKKQYTEAKSLYEKLILHKTSTALGNTIEKMQKVEKKDAKVNNHIVQPVTSITQKTEKPVSQDYIKPVTSTIQKTEVSEAQDYTKRKQVASKQELRESVQELASRVASKVMVETAKDISPPTSAYQFEVSWRRLCGDCALQASLLKAISPEALPQIFKNALTVPVLVDIVKCIASFFREEMDLAVSFLENLTKVPRFNILVMCLTSTDKSDLFKIWNEVFSSEATPLEYAEKLDSMRSKYCIKK; encoded by the exons ATGGCTAGGGCTCCACCAACCAAGCACGGACGTGACGAACCTCTG GATTGGGAGCTTTCGTTTAAGGACAAGGACAAGAAAATGAAACCACAGGATTCTCGTAAGGAACTATCG GTTTCATCTTCCAAGAAGACTGAAATGGATGGTAAAGACAGGAAACCAGCTGGGCATTCCTCTACAATGGACTATTTAAGTAGCTCAACGCCATATGATTACTTGAGGAACTATGATACGATTACCAGACTGCCGAATAGCTCCATATCTGATGATAGTTTTGCTGATGCTGCTTCAGAGAAGGAATCG GGTAATGAGTATTTTAAGCAGAAGAAGTTTACGGAAGCTATTGACTGTTATTCTAGAAGCATTGCATTGTCACCAACAGCAGTAGCTTATGCAAACAGGGCTATGGCATATCTGAAGGTCAAAAG ATTCCAGGATGCTGAGGATGACTGCACAGAGGCCTTGAATATGGATGATCGTTACATTAAAGCATATTCGCGGCGAGCAACAGCTAGAAAAGAACTTGGAAAACTTAAAGAATGTCTTGAGG ATGCGGAGTTTGCCTTGCGGTTGGAGCCTCAAAATCAAGAAATCAAGAAACAGTATACTGAGGCCAAGTCATTATATGAGAAA TTAATTCTTCATAAGACTTCCACAGCACTGGGGAATACTATAGAAAAGATGCAGAAAGTAGAAAAGAAAGATGCCAAAGTAAACAATCATATAGTGCAACCTGTAACAAGTATTACTCAAAAGACAGAGAAGCCTGTGTCTCAAGATTACATCAAG CCTGTCACAAGTACTATTCAGAAGACAGAAGTGTCTGAGGCTCAAGACTACACCAAG AGAAAACAAGTAGCTAGCAAGCAAGAGCTGAGGGAATCAGTGCAAGAGCTCGCATCTCGAGTTGCTTCCAAAGTCATGGTTGAAACAGCGAAAGACATATCACCCCCTACTTCTGCTTATCAATTTGAGGTTTCTTGGCGAAGGCTTTGTGGCGATTGTGCTTTACAGGCTAGTCTCTTGAAG GCTATATCTCCTGAAGCTTTACCTCAGATATTCAAGAATGCTTTGACTGTTCCAGTTCTAGTGGACATTGTCAAGTGCATTGCATCCTTTTTCAG AGAAGAAATGGATCTAGCAGTAAGTTTTTTGGAGAACTTAACCAAGGTCCCAAgattcaacatacttgtcatGTGTCTTACATCCACAGACAAATCAG ATCTTTTTAAGATATGGAACGAGGTATTTAGTAGTGAGGCAACACCACTCGAGTATGCAGAGAAGCTAGATAGCATGCGTTCGAAGTACTGCATCAAGAAATAA
- the LOC115721063 gene encoding uncharacterized protein LOC115721063 isoform X1 — MARAPPTKHGRDEPLDFQGILSDLQDWELSFKDKDKKMKPQDSRKELSVSSSKKTEMDGKDRKPAGHSSTMDYLSSSTPYDYLRNYDTITRLPNSSISDDSFADAASEKESGNEYFKQKKFTEAIDCYSRSIALSPTAVAYANRAMAYLKVKRFQDAEDDCTEALNMDDRYIKAYSRRATARKELGKLKECLEDAEFALRLEPQNQEIKKQYTEAKSLYEKLILHKTSTALGNTIEKMQKVEKKDAKVNNHIVQPVTSITQKTEKPVSQDYIKPVTSTIQKTEVSEAQDYTKRKQVASKQELRESVQELASRVASKVMVETAKDISPPTSAYQFEVSWRRLCGDCALQASLLKAISPEALPQIFKNALTVPVLVDIVKCIASFFREEMDLAVSFLENLTKVPRFNILVMCLTSTDKSDLFKIWNEVFSSEATPLEYAEKLDSMRSKYCIKK, encoded by the exons ATGGCTAGGGCTCCACCAACCAAGCACGGACGTGACGAACCTCTG GATTTCCAGGGGATTTTGAGTGACTTGCAGGATTGGGAGCTTTCGTTTAAGGACAAGGACAAGAAAATGAAACCACAGGATTCTCGTAAGGAACTATCG GTTTCATCTTCCAAGAAGACTGAAATGGATGGTAAAGACAGGAAACCAGCTGGGCATTCCTCTACAATGGACTATTTAAGTAGCTCAACGCCATATGATTACTTGAGGAACTATGATACGATTACCAGACTGCCGAATAGCTCCATATCTGATGATAGTTTTGCTGATGCTGCTTCAGAGAAGGAATCG GGTAATGAGTATTTTAAGCAGAAGAAGTTTACGGAAGCTATTGACTGTTATTCTAGAAGCATTGCATTGTCACCAACAGCAGTAGCTTATGCAAACAGGGCTATGGCATATCTGAAGGTCAAAAG ATTCCAGGATGCTGAGGATGACTGCACAGAGGCCTTGAATATGGATGATCGTTACATTAAAGCATATTCGCGGCGAGCAACAGCTAGAAAAGAACTTGGAAAACTTAAAGAATGTCTTGAGG ATGCGGAGTTTGCCTTGCGGTTGGAGCCTCAAAATCAAGAAATCAAGAAACAGTATACTGAGGCCAAGTCATTATATGAGAAA TTAATTCTTCATAAGACTTCCACAGCACTGGGGAATACTATAGAAAAGATGCAGAAAGTAGAAAAGAAAGATGCCAAAGTAAACAATCATATAGTGCAACCTGTAACAAGTATTACTCAAAAGACAGAGAAGCCTGTGTCTCAAGATTACATCAAG CCTGTCACAAGTACTATTCAGAAGACAGAAGTGTCTGAGGCTCAAGACTACACCAAG AGAAAACAAGTAGCTAGCAAGCAAGAGCTGAGGGAATCAGTGCAAGAGCTCGCATCTCGAGTTGCTTCCAAAGTCATGGTTGAAACAGCGAAAGACATATCACCCCCTACTTCTGCTTATCAATTTGAGGTTTCTTGGCGAAGGCTTTGTGGCGATTGTGCTTTACAGGCTAGTCTCTTGAAG GCTATATCTCCTGAAGCTTTACCTCAGATATTCAAGAATGCTTTGACTGTTCCAGTTCTAGTGGACATTGTCAAGTGCATTGCATCCTTTTTCAG AGAAGAAATGGATCTAGCAGTAAGTTTTTTGGAGAACTTAACCAAGGTCCCAAgattcaacatacttgtcatGTGTCTTACATCCACAGACAAATCAG ATCTTTTTAAGATATGGAACGAGGTATTTAGTAGTGAGGCAACACCACTCGAGTATGCAGAGAAGCTAGATAGCATGCGTTCGAAGTACTGCATCAAGAAATAA